The Fictibacillus arsenicus genome contains a region encoding:
- a CDS encoding ABC transporter ATP-binding protein, whose translation MDTFKRLKDFYWPYKKYFYWSILTLILVSAITVVYPMVLQFTIDEIIIKGEYSFVPYVAIGFIVLMGIKGAATYCHQYFGDLFGISSVFQLRESLYEKLQFLPFSYYDNAKTGDLMSRLTADVEGFRFFLSFGFSQLINFVLIIAFSLSVMFFYSIPLAIITLCMMPFLAIVVYKFDKEVHPAFRGIRKSMANLNTKVQENISGINTVKSLSREDFEIGKFDTSNEDYKSQFLNTSHIWARYFPIMELIGNLSVVLLLAYGGYLVINGDLTAGELVAFFSLVWYIMGPIMNLGFIMNTFSQSKASGERLLEVLDEPLELEGEDRDTAMVRLDGEVMFEQVTHRYKNEKKDALKDITFTVKQGHTIGLIGATGSGKTSITQLLSRFYKPESGRILIDGKPLEKYSLNTLRKNIGTVLQESFLFSSTIRDNISYGNPDADMDEIVDAAKRAQAHDFIMELPDGYDTILGERGLGLSGGQKQRISIARAILIDPAILILDDATSAVDMETEFEIQRALKEVMDDRTTFIIAHRISSLKHADEILVLNEGAVIERGTHEELIQKGSGNYRRIYDIQYQDKNKVFQNNGQGV comes from the coding sequence TTGGATACGTTTAAAAGATTAAAAGACTTTTATTGGCCTTATAAAAAATATTTTTACTGGTCGATCCTGACTTTGATTCTGGTATCAGCCATTACGGTTGTGTATCCGATGGTTCTGCAGTTTACCATCGATGAAATCATTATAAAAGGAGAATATTCATTCGTTCCTTACGTGGCAATCGGCTTTATCGTACTTATGGGAATAAAAGGAGCAGCTACATATTGTCATCAATATTTTGGGGATTTGTTTGGAATCAGCTCCGTTTTCCAGCTCCGTGAATCTCTGTATGAGAAGCTTCAATTTTTGCCTTTCAGTTATTATGATAATGCAAAAACGGGAGACCTCATGTCCCGGTTGACAGCAGATGTAGAGGGTTTTCGGTTCTTCCTCTCATTTGGATTTTCCCAGCTTATCAATTTCGTTCTAATCATTGCATTCAGTCTTTCCGTAATGTTCTTCTATTCGATCCCGCTGGCAATCATTACACTTTGTATGATGCCATTCCTCGCAATCGTTGTTTACAAGTTTGATAAAGAAGTACATCCCGCATTCAGGGGAATACGAAAATCAATGGCTAACCTTAACACTAAAGTTCAGGAAAACATTAGTGGTATCAACACAGTTAAGTCATTGTCGAGAGAAGATTTTGAGATTGGTAAATTCGATACGTCGAACGAAGACTACAAATCTCAGTTTTTGAACACATCACATATCTGGGCGCGATATTTTCCAATCATGGAGCTGATCGGGAACTTGTCAGTCGTTCTTTTGCTTGCGTATGGTGGTTATCTGGTTATCAACGGTGATCTTACTGCAGGAGAACTAGTCGCTTTCTTCAGTCTTGTGTGGTACATCATGGGTCCTATCATGAATTTAGGGTTTATCATGAATACCTTCTCACAATCAAAAGCTTCTGGGGAACGCCTTCTTGAAGTATTAGATGAACCTCTTGAGTTAGAAGGCGAAGACCGTGATACAGCAATGGTTCGTCTGGATGGAGAAGTAATGTTTGAACAAGTGACACATCGTTATAAAAATGAAAAAAAGGATGCTTTAAAAGATATTACTTTTACTGTTAAACAAGGTCATACGATAGGGCTGATCGGGGCAACTGGTTCTGGGAAGACATCCATCACCCAGCTTTTATCCAGGTTTTACAAACCGGAGTCTGGAAGAATTTTAATCGATGGCAAGCCGTTAGAAAAATACTCGCTTAATACGTTAAGAAAAAATATCGGAACTGTACTTCAGGAGTCATTCTTGTTTTCATCGACGATCAGGGACAATATTTCCTATGGCAACCCTGACGCTGATATGGATGAGATTGTAGATGCAGCAAAACGCGCACAGGCTCATGACTTTATCATGGAACTCCCTGACGGGTACGATACGATTTTAGGGGAGAGAGGGCTTGGTCTTTCTGGAGGACAAAAACAGAGGATTTCCATTGCCAGAGCCATCCTTATCGATCCAGCCATTCTCATATTAGATGATGCAACAAGTGCAGTTGATATGGAAACAGAGTTTGAAATACAGCGTGCTTTAAAAGAAGTCATGGATGATCGGACGACTTTTATTATCGCTCATCGTATTTCATCTTTAAAACATGCGGATGAAATATTGGTCCTTAATGAAGGGGCGGTCATAGAGCGGGGAACTCATGAGGAACTTATTCAGAAAGGGTCAGGAAACTATCGCAGAATCTATGACATCCAATATCAAGACAAAAATAAAGTGTTTCAAAATAACGGGCAGGGGGTGTAG
- a CDS encoding ABC transporter ATP-binding protein, with product MDKRKKSARFRYSSEQVIDKPFNWSQIIRLFGYMKPYSKNLLPKAFLAMMVTTAVRLAVPVFIGVLTFDHAIKNKDTSLLIKLIIAISALYLISWGANTLRIRWMNYLGQYVIYDIRQHLFKHIQRLSHRFFDQRSAGSILVRIINDVNSLQDLFTNGVINVLMDVIMLFGIIVIMFVYSPELTLAIMVILPLMFFISTSLRKKIRRSWQVVRIKQAKLNSHLNESIQGIRVTKSYTQEKENMSFFNGVNNETYDSWKTATQQNALFRPFVEMSNAIGTAILLWFGAYLIQGEALEIGVFVTFAFYLGMFWEPISRLGQVYNQLLVGMASSERIFEFLDEQPNVHEKKGAFEFSRIKGEIEFKNVEFSYDDKRKALKGIDLTIGAGQTVALVGHTGSGKTTIANLVSRFYDPTSGDVLIDGVNLKDASLGSLREKVSVVLQDTFIFSGTIIENIRFGRPDATDEEVKNASKAVGAHAFIEKLSDGYETEVEERGNVLSVGERQLLSFARALLADPDILILDEATASIDTESEQKIQTALMTLLNGRTAIIIAHRLSTIREADNIVVLDHGEIIEQGNHNELMDDEGVYYHLVVSQFKMLDAI from the coding sequence ATGGATAAGAGAAAAAAATCAGCCCGTTTCCGTTATTCTTCCGAGCAGGTGATCGACAAACCGTTTAACTGGAGTCAGATCATCAGGCTGTTCGGCTATATGAAACCATACAGCAAAAACCTGCTTCCTAAAGCGTTTTTAGCGATGATGGTCACAACTGCAGTCAGACTTGCTGTTCCTGTATTCATTGGGGTGCTGACGTTTGATCATGCGATAAAGAACAAAGATACATCACTTCTAATTAAATTAATCATTGCTATATCGGCTCTTTATCTTATCTCATGGGGAGCGAATACACTCCGGATACGATGGATGAATTATCTGGGACAATATGTGATCTATGATATTCGCCAGCATCTGTTCAAACATATCCAGCGACTGTCACATCGTTTCTTTGATCAGCGTTCGGCAGGATCGATACTCGTTCGGATCATCAACGATGTTAACTCCCTGCAGGATCTATTTACAAACGGTGTTATCAACGTACTTATGGATGTAATCATGCTTTTTGGTATCATCGTAATCATGTTTGTGTACAGTCCAGAGCTGACTCTGGCAATAATGGTGATTTTACCGCTGATGTTCTTCATTTCTACAAGCTTAAGAAAGAAAATAAGACGTTCCTGGCAGGTTGTCCGCATTAAGCAGGCAAAGCTGAACTCGCATCTGAACGAAAGTATTCAGGGGATAAGAGTTACAAAGTCTTATACACAAGAAAAAGAAAACATGAGCTTTTTTAACGGAGTAAATAATGAGACATATGACAGCTGGAAAACGGCAACACAGCAAAATGCTTTGTTCCGTCCTTTTGTAGAAATGTCTAACGCGATCGGTACAGCGATATTATTATGGTTTGGGGCTTACTTGATTCAGGGTGAAGCTTTGGAAATCGGTGTTTTTGTTACCTTTGCATTTTATCTGGGGATGTTCTGGGAGCCGATCTCCCGTTTAGGGCAAGTGTATAATCAGCTTTTAGTAGGAATGGCTTCATCTGAACGAATCTTTGAATTTTTGGATGAACAGCCTAATGTTCACGAGAAAAAAGGTGCCTTTGAGTTTTCAAGAATAAAAGGAGAAATTGAGTTTAAAAACGTTGAATTCTCTTATGATGATAAACGAAAAGCATTAAAAGGAATCGACCTGACGATTGGGGCAGGTCAGACTGTAGCTCTTGTGGGTCATACAGGGTCAGGTAAGACCACGATCGCAAACCTGGTGAGCAGATTCTACGATCCAACTTCAGGTGATGTTTTGATCGACGGTGTAAACTTGAAAGATGCCAGCTTAGGCAGCCTTCGTGAAAAGGTGAGTGTAGTTCTTCAGGATACCTTCATCTTTTCGGGAACGATCATAGAGAACATCCGGTTCGGAAGACCTGATGCGACTGATGAAGAAGTTAAAAACGCTTCGAAAGCGGTAGGAGCACATGCTTTTATTGAAAAACTTTCTGATGGTTATGAAACAGAGGTTGAAGAGCGAGGGAATGTTTTATCAGTAGGAGAGAGGCAGCTGCTTTCCTTTGCACGTGCTTTACTCGCTGACCCCGATATTCTAATTCTGGATGAAGCGACAGCAAGCATCGATACAGAATCTGAACAAAAAATCCAAACGGCTCTTATGACTTTACTGAATGGAAGAACAGCTATTATTATAGCGCACAGACTTTCCACAATCAGGGAAGCAGATAATATCGTTGTCCTGGATCATGGAGAAATCATTGAGCAAGGAAATCATAACGAACTCATGGATGATGAAGGGGTTTATTATCACCTCGTGGTTTCACAGTTTAAAATGCTTGATGCGATTTAA
- a CDS encoding peptidoglycan D,D-transpeptidase FtsI family protein, with amino-acid sequence MVTKADPERKKKKTQVPFRLNVLFLIVFFLFSILILRLGVLQIVNGEEKRLESEAVEEVIARKEAPRGKLLDSNFREVVGNKPFFSLTYTKTVDTKADDTMRIAKWLAKRLGVTEEQEKKITERDKKDYFIAQNDITELMEERLSKKEKKLSDKEQYKALVDKITEEEIKSLTSEDLKILAYKRAMDSGYAYSAQRIKTNLTNEEVSIISENLGDLPGIDIMADSKRIYPYGESAIFGAVKQIPKSKMEYFSSLGYDRSDQVGVSGLEVQYEQVLRGMKEKSVYLTNPKTGQTIGEPKSIAGQRGKDIVLTLDMELQFRLERILEEEILKAKPLPGNELLKSAYIVMINPKTGEVKGIAGKRYEDGKFINDEYGALFNSYEMGSTVKGATVLAGLQKGLVGMGEQIFDTPFTKNGMNKSSWKNMGWINDLDALKMSSNVYMFNIMDRMIGPEHWTETYAEARYMYSQFGLGVKTGIDFPKEATGYEGKPPEGESATLYDLGIGQFDTYTTMQLVQYVSTIANGGYRVKPQLVREIREPASDEENGGKLLKRFEPIILNKLDVDEKYIKRVQQGFWQVMHAPGGTAKGYFDDVEKYHNPAGKTGTAQRRIKHPQTGQVTEKHNLTLVGYAPFENPEIAFAVVVPEGTPRNGNQRINKYIGQRALEAYWDLKKEYGENAATVNGNMEKEKEETEGSAQ; translated from the coding sequence ATGGTAACGAAAGCGGATCCGGAAAGAAAGAAGAAAAAAACGCAAGTACCCTTTCGTTTAAATGTCTTGTTTTTAATCGTATTTTTTCTATTTTCGATTCTTATTCTCAGGCTTGGTGTACTCCAGATCGTGAACGGAGAAGAAAAACGATTGGAGTCTGAGGCTGTAGAAGAAGTGATTGCTAGAAAAGAAGCCCCGCGCGGAAAGCTGCTCGACAGCAACTTTCGTGAAGTGGTAGGAAACAAACCATTTTTTTCTCTCACATATACAAAGACAGTAGATACAAAAGCCGATGACACGATGCGTATCGCAAAATGGCTTGCTAAAAGACTAGGTGTAACTGAAGAGCAGGAGAAAAAGATAACTGAACGTGATAAAAAAGATTATTTTATCGCACAGAATGATATCACGGAATTAATGGAAGAACGCTTAAGCAAGAAAGAGAAGAAATTAAGTGACAAGGAACAATACAAAGCACTTGTTGATAAGATCACCGAAGAAGAAATCAAGAGTCTTACAAGTGAAGATTTAAAAATACTAGCCTATAAACGGGCAATGGATTCAGGCTATGCATACTCAGCTCAAAGAATTAAAACAAATTTGACGAACGAAGAGGTTTCCATCATATCTGAAAATCTTGGCGACCTGCCTGGCATCGATATTATGGCAGACTCTAAAAGAATATATCCTTATGGAGAATCAGCGATATTTGGTGCTGTGAAACAAATTCCTAAAAGCAAAATGGAATATTTTTCGAGCCTCGGCTATGACAGAAGTGATCAAGTAGGAGTCAGTGGTCTTGAAGTTCAGTATGAGCAAGTGCTTAGAGGAATGAAGGAGAAGTCTGTTTATCTTACAAACCCTAAAACGGGGCAAACGATTGGTGAACCGAAATCAATAGCTGGTCAGCGTGGAAAAGATATCGTTCTGACTTTGGACATGGAGCTTCAATTTAGATTAGAACGTATTTTAGAGGAAGAGATCTTAAAAGCTAAACCCCTTCCAGGCAATGAGTTGCTCAAATCAGCTTATATCGTTATGATCAATCCGAAAACAGGAGAAGTCAAAGGTATAGCAGGTAAAAGATACGAAGATGGTAAGTTCATCAACGATGAGTACGGTGCATTGTTTAATTCCTATGAAATGGGATCAACTGTAAAGGGAGCTACGGTTTTAGCAGGGTTACAAAAAGGACTTGTTGGTATGGGAGAACAAATATTTGATACTCCATTTACTAAAAATGGCATGAATAAATCATCATGGAAGAACATGGGCTGGATCAATGATTTAGATGCTTTAAAAATGTCCTCTAACGTATATATGTTCAATATCATGGACCGGATGATTGGACCCGAGCATTGGACAGAAACGTATGCAGAAGCACGCTATATGTATAGTCAATTTGGATTAGGTGTTAAAACCGGAATAGACTTTCCCAAAGAAGCAACAGGTTATGAAGGAAAACCGCCAGAAGGTGAATCGGCTACACTTTACGATTTAGGAATCGGCCAGTTTGACACATATACGACAATGCAGCTTGTACAATATGTATCAACCATTGCAAATGGGGGATATCGTGTTAAACCGCAGCTTGTAAGAGAAATTCGTGAACCTGCATCCGATGAAGAAAATGGCGGGAAGTTGCTCAAACGTTTTGAACCAATCATCTTGAACAAACTCGATGTTGATGAAAAATATATCAAACGCGTGCAGCAAGGATTCTGGCAAGTAATGCATGCTCCTGGCGGGACGGCAAAAGGATATTTTGACGATGTTGAAAAGTATCATAACCCTGCCGGGAAGACAGGAACAGCTCAGCGTAGGATTAAACACCCTCAAACAGGGCAGGTTACAGAGAAACATAACTTAACACTAGTTGGCTATGCACCATTTGAGAACCCGGAGATTGCATTCGCAGTCGTGGTTCCTGAAGGTACACCACGAAACGGTAATCAGCGAATCAACAAATACATCGGTCAGCGTGCGTTAGAGGCCTATTGGGACCTTAAGAAAGAATACGGCGAAAACGCGGCTACCGTTAACGGAAATATGGAAAAAGAAAAAGAAGAAACAGAAGGCTCTGCACAATAA
- a CDS encoding copper resistance CopC family protein produces MKKTVLSFLLLFVIVLNVPSSVFAHSDLESATPAKGEKVTTDLEAVILTFSTKIESLSTMNLKNENEEIPLQISIEDNQMTGKMNNRLENGNYTVEYKIIGADGHVIEGNYSFSVDRPEQAQPKEEPEQNQDNTEQILPEQDKEEQQPGNPSYFGPLTIGLVILIAIVSFFAFRRKR; encoded by the coding sequence ATGAAAAAAACGGTCTTATCCTTTCTTTTATTATTTGTCATTGTATTAAATGTGCCTTCATCCGTATTTGCTCACTCAGATCTTGAATCTGCGACACCTGCAAAAGGGGAGAAGGTTACCACAGATCTTGAAGCAGTGATTTTAACGTTTTCAACGAAAATTGAATCGTTAAGCACCATGAACTTGAAAAACGAAAATGAAGAAATTCCCCTCCAGATTAGTATTGAAGATAATCAAATGACGGGGAAAATGAACAATAGGCTTGAAAACGGCAATTATACAGTTGAATACAAAATAATCGGAGCAGACGGTCATGTAATCGAGGGGAACTACTCGTTCTCGGTAGATCGGCCGGAACAGGCTCAGCCAAAAGAAGAACCAGAACAAAATCAAGATAATACCGAACAAATCCTACCTGAGCAAGATAAGGAAGAACAACAGCCTGGCAATCCGAGCTATTTTGGGCCATTGACGATTGGATTAGTTATTTTAATTGCTATAGTTTCTTTCTTTGCTTTTAGAAGAAAAAGATAG
- a CDS encoding metal ABC transporter solute-binding protein, Zn/Mn family — translation MKRLGLIGMIFLLIATAACGNKSADKKDGTLYIYTTMYPLEYFTERIGGKHVEVSSIIPPGADAHTYEPSTKKMVEITEGDAFVYNKMESDEFSSSVADTLKEENVPIVDAAKGVELAHTEEQEEEGAHDEGEEAHGNEEEHHEHGSQDPHIWLDPVLAQKMAENIYNGLVKVKPDAKEDFKKNHTALIKDLKELDASFKSKVVEAPKNSFIVSHAAYGYWAERYNLEQIAISGLSPSHEPSQHQIENIIQGAKKEKIRYILFEENVNNKVAEMINKEVGAKTLTLHNLETLTKDDLKNDRDYLSIMKENIETLSKALQ, via the coding sequence ATGAAAAGACTAGGCTTGATAGGCATGATTTTTCTTTTGATCGCAACTGCCGCTTGCGGGAACAAAAGTGCTGATAAAAAAGATGGAACATTATATATATATACAACAATGTATCCTTTAGAATATTTTACTGAAAGAATTGGTGGAAAGCATGTTGAGGTTTCGTCCATTATACCACCAGGAGCAGATGCACATACGTATGAGCCATCGACTAAGAAAATGGTAGAGATAACAGAAGGCGATGCGTTTGTTTACAATAAGATGGAATCCGATGAGTTCTCTTCTTCAGTTGCGGATACGTTAAAAGAAGAAAACGTTCCAATTGTAGATGCTGCAAAAGGAGTAGAACTCGCGCATACAGAAGAGCAAGAAGAAGAAGGTGCACATGATGAAGGTGAAGAAGCACATGGGAATGAAGAAGAACATCACGAACATGGCTCACAGGACCCTCATATCTGGCTTGACCCGGTTCTAGCTCAAAAAATGGCGGAAAATATCTATAACGGTCTAGTGAAAGTCAAACCTGACGCAAAAGAGGATTTTAAAAAGAATCATACTGCATTGATTAAAGATTTAAAAGAGCTGGACGCTTCTTTTAAGAGTAAAGTTGTAGAAGCTCCAAAGAACTCTTTTATTGTATCTCACGCTGCTTATGGTTATTGGGCTGAGCGTTACAATCTAGAACAGATTGCGATCAGCGGGCTCTCACCATCTCATGAACCAAGTCAGCATCAGATCGAAAACATCATTCAAGGTGCTAAGAAAGAAAAGATCCGTTATATCCTATTCGAAGAAAATGTTAATAATAAAGTGGCTGAGATGATCAATAAAGAAGTCGGAGCCAAGACATTGACGCTGCACAATCTTGAAACACTGACAAAAGACGATTTGAAGAACGACCGTGATTATCTTTCCATCATGAAAGAAAACATTGAAACATTATCAAAAGCGCTTCAATAA
- a CDS encoding YjcZ family sporulation protein — MGFAHGNSFALVVVLFILLIIVGAACFC, encoded by the coding sequence ATGGGTTTTGCTCATGGCAATTCTTTTGCGTTGGTAGTAGTGTTGTTTATTCTATTGATTATTGTAGGGGCAGCTTGCTTCTGCTAA